The following coding sequences lie in one Treponema sp. OMZ 790 genomic window:
- a CDS encoding type II toxin-antitoxin system RelE/ParE family toxin, whose product MIKSFADKDTELIYNQKFSRRLPTTIQKVALRKLMMLDNAKCLEDLRVPPSNHLELLVGNRKGQHSIRINNQWRVCFTEKDGHYYDVEIVDYH is encoded by the coding sequence CGGAACTTATCTACAATCAAAAGTTTTCTAGACGGCTTCCTACTACAATACAGAAAGTTGCCTTGCGTAAACTGATGATGCTGGATAACGCAAAATGTCTGGAAGATTTACGAGTGCCGCCTAGCAATCATCTGGAACTTCTTGTTGGAAACAGAAAAGGTCAGCATTCAATCCGTATAAATAATCAGTGGCGTGTCTGTTTTACCGAAAAAGACGGGCATTATTATGATGTAGAAATTGTGGATTACCACTAG